A single genomic interval of Flectobacillus major DSM 103 harbors:
- a CDS encoding DUF6250 domain-containing protein — translation MKILGTMGLLIICLSCTSLFKNRGKILFEDHFPENLNANNWVVEMEKLPDSKVYTAQQSLVLDTKGGVTVWLNKVLQGNLKITYKRKVILNGGLNDRLSDLNQFWLAQVPPHKSLFGRSGKFEEYDDISMYYVGMGGNYNTTTRFRKYDGKGNKPLIQEKNDTAHLLQANHEYLVTIVIKGQTTSFWIDNEKVFEHLDINIPTSFYFGFRSTFSHHEIRDFKIIRL, via the coding sequence ATGAAAATATTAGGAACAATGGGATTACTTATTATTTGTTTATCATGTACATCATTGTTTAAGAATCGCGGAAAGATACTATTTGAAGACCATTTTCCTGAAAATCTTAATGCCAATAATTGGGTCGTAGAAATGGAAAAACTCCCCGATTCAAAAGTTTATACTGCACAGCAATCTTTGGTATTAGATACCAAAGGCGGTGTAACCGTTTGGCTCAACAAGGTACTGCAAGGCAATCTAAAAATCACTTACAAACGAAAGGTGATTCTTAATGGAGGGCTAAATGATAGGCTTTCAGATTTGAATCAGTTTTGGCTAGCCCAAGTACCACCTCATAAAAGCTTGTTTGGACGTTCGGGCAAGTTTGAAGAATACGATGATATAAGTATGTATTATGTAGGAATGGGCGGTAATTATAATACAACAACTCGTTTTAGAAAATACGATGGCAAAGGCAATAAACCCCTGATTCAAGAAAAAAACGATACAGCCCATTTATTACAGGCCAACCACGAATACTTGGTTACGATTGTAATAAAAGGCCAAACCACAAGTTTTTGGATTGACAACGAAAAGGTTTTTGAACACTTGGACATCAATATTCCTACGTCATTCTATTTTGGGTTTCGTTCTACATTTTCACATCATGAAATTCGTGATTTTAAGATAATAAGGTTATAA
- a CDS encoding exo-rhamnogalacturonan lyase family protein, which produces MNKSKIFSRRDFVKNTMITASGISLAAVNKAQAQKEFKPKPLDPNNISLKWLEQPNTGSLQGTTWGVPWPKGQIKKASSFEIQHNNQNIASQTWPLAYWPDGSIKWTAHAIGANTALTQAIQLKVAQKAPQNGVLKVTDYQDRITIDTGKLFCQVQKQGTKLISILQNAEKNTVAINGKLVLQIQDKAEVEIGESLKSDWLESKITHASVEQKGDVRAVIKIEGIHESSQNKQLLPFVLRLYFYEKAESIRIIHTIIYDGNENQDFIKGLGIRFEVPITDALYNRHIRFVGENNGVFGEAVQGLTGLRRDPGKTATEAQIAGKSVNNLPENIERLSKYIPAFGDYSLFQGSPDAFDIQKRTKAGHTWLQSGYGGRSSGTAYIGSPKGGLVFGLRNFWQSYPAQLDIRNAHESQAEITLWFWAPKAPAMDLRFYHDGMGQDTFEKQREALDITYEDYEPEFGRPFGVARTSELQLWALNTTPSHEQLALIAQQIQTPPLLTVTPEYLASVGVFGNAFTLPDKSSEKKKAIEEQLDFYFDFYKKQVEQHHWYGFWNYGDVMHTYDHDRHVWRYDVGGFAWDNSELSTDLWLWYYYLRTGRSDVFRMAEAMTRHTGEVDVHHIGRFSPLGSRHNVQHWGCSAKQLRISTAANRRFYYYLTADERVGDLMREQIDADKTLRTVIPGRKIGQKAPKNDPKGELASVSFGTDWGALASAWLTEWERTGQEKTKTKLLNSMKTIAEQPNGFFHGGAIMSLATGKFQPVDANQISVSHLSAVFGLAEICFELVALIDMPIFEKAWLNYCRIYNASSQEQKALLGQDLGKLNLQQGHARLTAFAAQRTQNTQLAKRAWQEFYAGDGGIKKTSKQIKVIATPVVLNPIEEGVGISTNAVAQWGLSAIQCLAFAGASLE; this is translated from the coding sequence ATGAATAAAAGTAAAATTTTTTCCAGACGAGATTTTGTTAAAAATACCATGATTACCGCTTCGGGTATATCTTTGGCTGCTGTCAATAAAGCTCAGGCTCAGAAAGAGTTTAAGCCTAAGCCATTAGACCCCAATAATATTTCTCTAAAATGGCTCGAACAGCCAAATACCGGCTCTCTGCAAGGTACAACTTGGGGCGTTCCATGGCCTAAAGGACAAATCAAGAAAGCCAGTAGTTTTGAGATACAACACAACAATCAAAACATTGCGTCACAAACATGGCCGTTGGCATACTGGCCCGACGGGAGTATAAAATGGACAGCCCATGCAATTGGTGCCAATACAGCACTAACACAAGCTATACAACTAAAGGTAGCTCAAAAAGCCCCTCAAAATGGCGTACTGAAAGTAACAGACTACCAAGACCGAATTACGATAGACACAGGTAAATTATTTTGTCAGGTACAAAAGCAAGGCACTAAGCTAATCAGTATTTTGCAAAATGCTGAAAAAAATACTGTTGCTATTAATGGAAAACTAGTTTTGCAAATCCAAGATAAAGCCGAAGTAGAAATCGGTGAAAGCCTCAAAAGTGATTGGTTAGAAAGTAAAATTACCCATGCAAGTGTCGAACAAAAGGGTGATGTACGAGCCGTTATCAAAATCGAAGGGATTCATGAAAGTAGTCAAAACAAACAGTTATTACCTTTTGTACTTCGGCTATACTTTTACGAAAAAGCCGAATCTATTCGGATAATACACACTATTATTTATGACGGCAACGAAAATCAAGATTTTATCAAAGGCTTAGGCATACGCTTTGAAGTACCTATTACCGACGCTTTGTATAACCGACATATTCGGTTTGTGGGCGAAAATAATGGTGTTTTTGGCGAAGCCGTTCAGGGGCTGACTGGGCTTAGACGTGACCCTGGCAAAACTGCTACCGAAGCCCAGATAGCGGGAAAGTCCGTAAATAACCTTCCCGAAAATATCGAGAGGTTGTCAAAATACATTCCTGCTTTTGGCGATTATAGTCTATTTCAAGGTTCGCCAGATGCTTTCGATATTCAGAAAAGAACCAAGGCAGGACATACTTGGCTCCAGTCGGGATATGGCGGGCGGTCGAGTGGTACAGCTTATATTGGTTCACCCAAAGGCGGTTTGGTATTTGGGTTGCGTAATTTTTGGCAAAGCTATCCTGCTCAATTAGATATTCGCAATGCCCATGAGTCACAAGCCGAAATAACACTTTGGTTTTGGGCTCCCAAAGCCCCTGCAATGGATTTAAGGTTTTATCATGATGGTATGGGGCAAGATACTTTTGAAAAACAACGAGAAGCCCTAGATATTACTTACGAAGACTATGAACCCGAATTTGGCCGTCCTTTTGGCGTAGCCCGTACCAGCGAGCTACAACTTTGGGCATTAAATACTACGCCTAGTCACGAACAATTGGCACTAATTGCCCAACAAATACAAACACCGCCATTGCTGACTGTTACGCCCGAATATTTGGCATCGGTAGGGGTATTTGGCAATGCTTTTACTTTGCCCGATAAATCGTCGGAAAAGAAAAAGGCTATTGAAGAACAACTAGATTTTTATTTTGATTTTTATAAAAAACAAGTAGAGCAACATCATTGGTACGGCTTCTGGAACTACGGAGATGTTATGCACACCTACGACCACGACCGCCACGTTTGGCGATATGATGTAGGTGGTTTTGCATGGGATAATTCTGAGCTATCGACCGACTTATGGCTTTGGTACTATTACTTGCGGACAGGTAGAAGCGACGTTTTTAGAATGGCCGAAGCCATGACCCGACACACTGGCGAGGTAGATGTCCATCATATAGGGCGGTTTAGCCCGCTTGGGTCACGCCATAATGTACAGCATTGGGGTTGTAGTGCCAAGCAATTGCGTATTAGTACAGCAGCCAACCGTAGGTTTTATTACTACCTTACTGCCGATGAAAGAGTTGGCGACCTCATGCGTGAACAAATAGATGCCGACAAAACACTCCGTACCGTTATTCCTGGGCGAAAAATTGGACAAAAAGCCCCAAAAAATGACCCAAAAGGCGAATTAGCGAGTGTGTCGTTTGGTACAGACTGGGGAGCATTAGCTTCGGCATGGCTTACTGAATGGGAACGTACAGGTCAAGAGAAAACCAAGACTAAGTTGCTCAACAGTATGAAAACTATAGCCGAACAACCCAATGGTTTTTTTCATGGTGGGGCTATTATGAGCCTAGCTACGGGCAAATTTCAGCCCGTAGATGCAAACCAAATATCGGTTTCGCACCTAAGTGCTGTTTTTGGGTTGGCCGAAATATGTTTTGAATTAGTAGCATTGATCGACATGCCTATTTTTGAAAAAGCTTGGCTCAACTATTGTCGCATATACAACGCTTCCTCACAAGAACAAAAAGCTTTGTTAGGTCAGGATTTGGGTAAGCTTAATTTACAGCAAGGACACGCCCGCCTAACAGCTTTTGCCGCTCAACGCACACAAAATACGCAGCTCGCCAAAAGGGCATGGCAAGAGTTTTATGCAGGCGATGGAGGTATCAAAAAAACATCAAAACAAATTAAGGTAATTGCAACACCCGTAGTACTAAATCCTATTGAAGAAGGCGTTGGGATTTCTACCAATGCAGTAGCACAATGGGGCTTATCGGCCATACAATGTTTGGCTTTTGCTGGTGCATCGCTCGAATAA
- a CDS encoding HipA domain-containing protein, whose amino-acid sequence MNENTLKYCPSTLKEGFSSFSPLALRRLFQGKKVSHILPFTLAFELPEQAAMQYLSISGVQEKYGLTIDKKLLRLTRGGEKGQYILKPIPNNHLKLVQEIPANEHLTMQIAKQVYGIATAENTLVFFQDNQPAYLVKRFDYDLHGHKLQVEDFATLAGKSAQKGGSALKYEGSYEDMAMLVKQFCAASPIELERLFQQILFNYLFSNGDAHLKNFSLIETPNGDMVLSPAYDLLCTRLHVNDSDMAPQEGLFSLDYETASFRANAFYAYNDFFEFGLKIGLIEKRVEKLLSFFQQDYASTHQLIQNSFLSPDSQKQYTSLYFDKLKRLNYIFQE is encoded by the coding sequence ATGAATGAAAATACCCTAAAATATTGTCCAAGTACCCTAAAAGAAGGTTTTTCGAGCTTTAGCCCTTTGGCATTGCGACGGCTTTTTCAAGGGAAAAAGGTATCTCATATTCTGCCTTTTACACTGGCGTTTGAGTTACCAGAACAGGCTGCTATGCAATATCTATCTATATCGGGGGTACAAGAAAAGTATGGCTTAACCATAGATAAAAAGTTACTTAGGTTGACCCGTGGCGGAGAGAAGGGACAATATATTTTGAAACCAATTCCCAATAATCACCTGAAGTTGGTACAAGAAATACCTGCTAATGAGCATCTTACCATGCAGATTGCCAAGCAAGTATATGGCATAGCAACAGCCGAAAATACTTTGGTGTTTTTTCAAGACAATCAGCCTGCCTATTTGGTAAAACGTTTTGACTATGACCTACATGGCCATAAATTACAGGTAGAAGACTTTGCTACATTGGCAGGTAAATCGGCACAAAAAGGAGGAAGTGCATTGAAATACGAAGGTAGTTATGAGGATATGGCCATGTTGGTAAAACAGTTTTGTGCGGCATCGCCAATAGAATTAGAGCGATTGTTCCAGCAGATTCTTTTTAACTATCTGTTTTCTAATGGTGACGCACATCTAAAAAACTTTTCCTTGATAGAAACACCCAACGGCGATATGGTTTTGTCGCCTGCTTATGATTTGTTGTGTACTCGCTTGCATGTCAACGACTCGGATATGGCTCCACAGGAGGGGCTTTTCTCGCTAGATTATGAAACGGCATCGTTTCGGGCAAATGCTTTTTATGCTTATAATGATTTTTTTGAATTTGGGCTTAAAATAGGGCTTATCGAGAAACGTGTAGAAAAACTACTGTCTTTTTTCCAGCAAGATTACGCCTCAACGCATCAATTGATACAAAATTCCTTTTTGTCGCCCGATAGCCAAAAGCAGTACACAAGTCTGTATTTTGATAAGTTAAAACGACTCAACTATATTTTTCAGGAATAA
- a CDS encoding alpha/beta hydrolase — MKYIFQPATNPSTATLLLLHGTGGNEHDLLLLAKEFGDSFNILSLRGNVTENGMPRFFRRLGMGIFDEADLAFRTDEMVSFIKELSVIEGFDSTKIIALGYSNGANIAGATLVQYPNFLAGAILYRPMQPFKQLPDFRNTEKTPVFISTGKYDPTIRVADTTEYVQALEKAGFAISSYLLSTSHNLTQEDITLTSQWLANTQVLSKTA, encoded by the coding sequence ATGAAATATATATTCCAGCCTGCAACAAACCCATCGACAGCAACACTCTTGCTGCTGCATGGCACAGGCGGAAACGAACACGATTTGTTATTACTGGCAAAAGAGTTTGGCGATTCGTTCAATATTCTTAGTTTACGTGGAAACGTTACTGAAAATGGTATGCCTCGCTTTTTTAGGCGTTTAGGAATGGGTATTTTTGATGAAGCAGATTTGGCCTTTCGTACCGACGAAATGGTAAGTTTTATCAAAGAGTTATCAGTGATAGAAGGTTTTGATAGTACCAAAATTATAGCTTTGGGCTATTCTAATGGAGCGAATATTGCAGGGGCTACGCTAGTACAATATCCCAACTTTTTGGCTGGTGCTATTTTGTACCGACCTATGCAGCCATTCAAGCAATTGCCTGATTTTCGGAATACTGAAAAAACACCCGTTTTTATCAGTACAGGTAAATATGACCCAACAATTAGGGTAGCAGACACAACCGAATATGTACAGGCTTTGGAAAAAGCAGGTTTTGCCATAAGCTCCTATTTGCTAAGTACAAGCCATAATTTGACACAAGAAGATATTACGTTGACCAGCCAATGGCTAGCCAATACCCAAGTGTTAAGTAAGACTGCTTAG
- a CDS encoding helix-turn-helix domain-containing protein, translated as MNKEEIGRKIRSRRKVLKVRQNDLAEISGVALRTIVAIERGEGNPSLDTLLKLAEVLGLVLVVDIK; from the coding sequence ATGAATAAAGAAGAGATAGGCAGAAAAATAAGAAGTCGACGCAAGGTTTTGAAGGTTCGGCAAAATGATTTGGCCGAAATTTCGGGTGTTGCCCTACGAACAATCGTGGCAATAGAACGAGGTGAGGGCAATCCATCGCTCGATACTCTGCTCAAACTAGCTGAGGTATTGGGTTTGGTGTTGGTTGTAGATATAAAATAA
- a CDS encoding HipA N-terminal domain-containing protein gives MRKATVFFKEQKAGILEELPNGFLFTYTNDYFQNAQQKAISVTFPKIQQQYFSPTLFPVFFNMLPEGTNKQNICQALKIDENDFLGLLFATAHFDTIGAITIQAIHE, from the coding sequence ATGAGAAAGGCAACTGTATTTTTTAAGGAGCAAAAGGCTGGAATTTTAGAAGAACTTCCTAATGGTTTTTTGTTCACTTATACCAACGATTATTTCCAAAATGCCCAACAGAAAGCTATTAGTGTTACCTTTCCTAAAATACAGCAACAATACTTTTCGCCAACGCTGTTTCCTGTTTTTTTTAATATGCTACCCGAAGGAACTAATAAACAAAATATTTGTCAAGCCCTAAAGATCGACGAGAATGATTTTTTAGGTTTGCTATTCGCTACGGCTCATTTTGACACCATCGGAGCAATTACTATCCAAGCTATTCATGAATGA